One genomic segment of Paenibacillus xylanexedens includes these proteins:
- a CDS encoding SDR family oxidoreductase yields the protein MDMGLRGKKALVLASSRGLGKAVAAQLTAEGADVMLASRSEEKLAAVKQELLALGGGGRVEYCATDVTRKEDIEALIHKTAEMFGQIDILVNNSGGPPSGSFESLTDEDWERAFELNVLSYVRLIRGALPYMKESGGHIVNIASTSVKQPIPGLVLSNTFRTGVFGLAKTLSQELAPYGILINTVAPGRIATDRIRELDAARAEQNGISEEEVSDQFRKEIPLGRYGQPEEFAKAVVFLLSGANTYITGTSLIVDGGMVRAL from the coding sequence ATGGATATGGGACTTCGGGGTAAAAAAGCACTGGTGCTGGCTTCCAGTCGCGGGCTGGGCAAAGCGGTAGCCGCTCAATTGACAGCAGAAGGTGCTGACGTCATGCTCGCCAGCCGAAGCGAAGAAAAGCTCGCAGCAGTGAAGCAGGAGCTTCTGGCGCTTGGTGGTGGTGGACGTGTAGAATATTGTGCAACCGATGTGACACGCAAGGAAGACATTGAGGCTCTGATTCACAAGACAGCAGAAATGTTTGGACAGATTGATATTCTGGTGAACAACTCGGGTGGCCCGCCATCGGGTTCATTTGAGTCACTGACGGATGAAGATTGGGAACGTGCATTTGAATTAAATGTACTCAGTTATGTAAGGCTGATTCGCGGTGCTCTTCCTTATATGAAAGAAAGTGGAGGACACATTGTCAATATCGCTTCAACTTCGGTGAAACAGCCGATTCCGGGTCTGGTGCTGTCCAACACGTTCCGTACCGGCGTGTTTGGATTGGCGAAGACGTTATCCCAAGAGCTGGCTCCATACGGAATTTTGATCAACACGGTGGCGCCGGGACGTATTGCAACAGACCGTATACGTGAGCTGGATGCAGCACGGGCTGAGCAGAATGGAATCAGTGAGGAAGAGGTATCTGACCAATTCCGTAAAGAGATTCCACTGGGCCGTTATGGTCAACCAGAGGAGTTTGCCAAAGCGGTTGTATTCCTGTTATCCGGAGCCAATACGTACATTACCGGAACCTCATTGATCGTGGATGGTGGTATGGTCCGAGCACTATAA